A stretch of the Phycodurus eques isolate BA_2022a chromosome 15, UOR_Pequ_1.1, whole genome shotgun sequence genome encodes the following:
- the zfyve16 gene encoding zinc finger FYVE domain-containing protein 16 isoform X4 has protein sequence MDSFFKAAVCDLDKVLDDFELSAEEVDCTSVFRKPSPYDFSAPASSEASGVPRNLPPNPPDLSSLCYRVAASSSSCADQDSEVKVQPLTGVDLLSSVDHCAAQSSAPPCPDRALKPVCDLVNDTGSAVLVRVGSRDAFGELDAAEKQLEGEVKDEEEELLVDFGNLALEERVPAEDAQEESDSKDEGYEEEPQEEDESSEPGNQDDQQPPNQSAQEEAQKESDDEASVGGPELLEPEEQLQVEDSEEDSLSGLDTCPEEPLDSLSPQRCSLKLPALVPSAEPPHSDPSEPSPVEAPEFGFEYLPESDRAELLVTDEELDAFLQARAEAERAGGISCSGGSAEALRAGNSVALNGDLEQVLADELRSCGEDLEGLASPESDRAMRVSSLSQESPGEDSSRGSHYSTSNSLQSEQQISYGGARPKQLLCPAVRYPASAEGDDELPACSSNLEDDDDDDESPHASRSFLAHSISSPVYAAPEPPEYTAAYDELSEPPPYPGEPRPDSWKRDGAEEEPGVRQPAWVPDSEAPNCMNCSQKFTFTKRRHHCRACGKVYCAGCCNRKCKLKYLDKEARVCVICFDTLHRAQALERMMSPTGPSPNPNVPSEYCSTIPPLQQARAAGTLNSPPPTVMVPVSVLKHPSNDGCPREHKRVWFADGILPNGEVADTTKLSVSSRRSSQEFASTPEETTPSAPTGSEGESCGRSSPEVVEVVPAPPCGPWHYALLAGLGSAVSKTPSLLPDCEDLLPPLLITTGEDAAGDLLVEESPAPCQIRHLLEEGGPRPLAFVLNANLLVNVKMVTYDGRQCWCFGSNGLQALGQRELVFLLECVPEERTLPRDLFTLCLSIQQDAQRGKFVEELDNVTFTSSFLGSKDHAGMLFFSPTCQPLDGLSLPSQPFLFGLLIQKLEVPWAKVFPLRLLLRLGAEYSVYPTTLVSVRFRESVYRETGHTIMNLLADLRNYQYSLSSVEGLRIHMEMGHSYIDIPKNSFNEMQRVVNGANEHVISIGANFSCQADSHLVCFQNEDGTYQTQAGSVPGKTRTVTGASFVVFNGALKASSGFIAKSSIVEDGLMVQMPPETMEALRTALREQNDFDIACGKTDETEVRETVTVRWVDWTSPVNAGVTSGVDGRSLDGVRSVRMRQDAHFECDGRVIECSEVFYRLTFPAGGPTAVPPACAVFQKEIAVAACGALTRHLAVLGAGAINSLSLRVSTHGDVVEYQAGSGGRLLPQRYMNELDSALIPVIHGGGAGVPPAAMDMELLFFITHAI, from the exons ATGGACAGCTTCTTCAAGGCGGCTGTTTGTGACCTGGACAAAGTGCTGGACGACTTTGAGCTGAGCgcag AAGAAGTCGACTGCACGTCAGTCTTCCGGAAGCCTTCTCCGTACGACTTCTCCGCTCCGGCCTCCTCTGAGGCGTCCGGCGTGCCCCGCAACCTGCCCCCCAATCCGCCCGACCTCAGCTCTCTTTGCTATAGGGTTGccgccagcagcagcagctgtgCGGACCAAGACAGCGAGGTGAAAGTTCAGCCTCTGACTGGCGTGGATCTGCTCTCCTCCGTGGATCACTGCGCCGCTCAAAGCTCGGCGCCTCCCTGCCCCGACCGGGCCCTCAAGCCCGTGTGCGACCTCGTCAACGACACCGGCTCGGCCGTCCTGGTCCGAGTCGGCAGCCGCGATGCCTTCGGCGAGCTGGACGCCGCCGAGAAGCAATTGGAGGGGGAAGtgaaggacgaggaggaggagctacTGGTGGACTTTGGCAACCTCGCGCTAGAGGAACGAG TTCCTGCCGAGGACGCACAAGAGGAAAGCGACTCTAAAGATGAAGGATATGAGGAGGAGCCTCAAGAAGAAGATGAATCCTCAGAACCGGGTAACCAGGATGACCAGCAGCCACCTAACCAGAGTGCTCAAGAGGAGGCTCAAAAAGAGTCCGATGATGAAGCTTCTGTGGGTGGCCCCGAGCTCCTGGAGCCTGAAGAGCAACTGCAAGTTGAGGATTCAGAAGAAGACTCTCTGTCAGGTTTGGACACTTGCCCTGAGGAACCCCTCGACTCACTATCGCCGCAGCGTTGCTCTCTCAAACTCCCTGCCCTCGTCCCTTCTGCGGAACCTCCGCACTCTGACCCCTCAGAGCCCAGCCCGGTGGAGGCTCCAGAGTTTGGCTTCGAGTATCTCCCTGAGAGCGACCGGGCCGAGCTGCTGGTCACGGACGAGGAGCTGGACGCCTTCCTGCAGGCCCGCGCCGAGGCCGAGCGGGCCGGCGGGATCTCCTGCTCCGGCGGCTCGGCAGAGGCCCTCCGGGCAGGAAACTCGGTCGCGCTGAACGGGGATCTGGAGCAGGTGCTTGCAGACGAGTTGAGGAGCTGCGGAGAAGATCTAGAAGGCCTCGCCTCCCCCGAAAGTGACAGAGCCATGCGCGTGTCATCCCTTTCTCAGGAATCACCTGGCGAGGATTCCTCTAGAGGGAGCCATTACTCCACCAGCAACTCTTTGCAGTCAGAGCAGCAGATTTCCTACGGAGGGGCCAGACCCAAGCAGCTCCTCTGCCCCGCTGTGAGATATCCCGCATCAGCCGAGGGCGATGACGAGCTGCCCGCGTGTTCTTCGAACctggaggacgacgacgacgacgacgagagtCCGCACGCGAGCCGCAGCTTCCTCGCACATTCCATCAGCAGCCCCGTCTACGCCGCTCCGGAGCCCCCGGAGTACACGGCCGCTTACGACGAACTCTCCGAGCCGCCGCCCTACCCCGGCGAGCCTCGGCCCGACAGCTGGAAGAGGGACGGTGCGGAGGAAGAGCCGGGCGTCCGGCAGCCCGCGTGGGTGCCCGACTCGGAAGCCCCCAACTGCATGAACTGCTCGCAGAAGTTCACCTTCACCAAGAGGCGCCATCACTGTCGTGCTTGCGGGAAA GTGTACTGCGCCGGCTGCTGCAACAGGAAGTGCAAGCTCAAGTACTTGGACAAGGAGGCGCGCGTGTGTGTCATCTGCTTTGACACCTTGCATAGAG CCCAGGCACTGGAGCGGATGATGAGCCCCACGGGTCCCAGTCCCAACCCCAACGTCCCGTCTGAGTACTGCAGCACCATCCCGCCCCTGCAGCAGGCCCGAGCCGCCGGCACCCTCAACTCCCCGCCGCCCACGGTCATGGTGCCCGTGTCGGTGCTCAAACACCCGAGCAACGACG GGTGCCCTCGGGAGCACAAGCGTGTCTGGTTCGCCGACGGCATCCTGCCCAACGGGGAAGTGGCCGACACCACCAAGCTGTCGGTGAGCAGTCGCAGGAGCTCGCAGGAGTTTGCCAGCACTCCCGAAGAAACTACG CCTTCCGCCCCCACGGGGTCGGAAGGTGAAAGTTGCGGCCGGTCGAGCCCCGAGGTGGTGGAGGTGGTCCCCGCTCCCCCGTGCGGCCCCTGGCACTACGCCCTGCTGGCCGGATTGGGCTCTGCAGTGAGCAAGACCCCAAGTCTGCTGCCCGACTGCGAGGACCTACTTCCTCCTCTGCTCATCACCACTGGAGAGGACGCAGCAGGag ACCTGTTGGTGGAGGAAAGTCCGGCTCCTTGCCAGATTCGACACCTCTTGGAGGAGGGGGGTCCTCGCCCTTTGGCCTTTGTCCTCAACGCCAACCTGCTGGTCAATGTCAAGATGGTCACAT ACGACGGGCGTCAATGCTGGTGCTTCGGCTCCAACGGGCTGCAGGCTCTGGGCCAGAGAGAGCTGGTCTTCCTCCTGGAGTGCGTCCCAGAAGAAAGAACTCTCCCCAGAGACCTCTTCACGCTGTGTCTCAGCATTCAGCAGGACGCGCAAAGAG GCAAGTTTGTGGAGGAGCTGGACAACGTGACCTTCACCAGCAGCTTCCTGGGCAGCAAGGACCACGCCGGGATGCTCTTCTTCTCTCCGACGTGTCAGCCGCTGGACGGCCTCAGTCTCCCCTCGCAgcctttcctctttggccttcTCATCCAGAAGCTGGAGGTCCCCTGGGCCAAGGTATTCCCCCTCAGGCTGCTTCTACGACTCGGGGCCGAATACAGCG TGTACCCAACCACACTTGTGAGCGTGCGATTTCGGGAATCGGTGTATCGTGAGACGGGACACACCATCATGAACCTACTGGCT GACCTGAGGAACTACCAGTACAGCCTGTCGTCTGTGGAGGGTCTCAGGATCCACATGGAGATGGGCCACAGCTACATCGACATCCCGAAAAACAGCTTCAACGAG ATGCAGAGGGTGGTGAACGGCGCCAACGAGCACGTGATCAGCATCGGCGCCAACTTCAGTTGTCAGGCCGACTCCCACCTGGTGTGTTTCCAGAACGAGGACGGCACCTACCAGACGCAAGCCGGCAGCGTGCCCGGCAAGACGCGCACAG TGACGGGTGCCAGCTTTGTGGTCTTCAACGGCGCCCTGAAAGCCTCGTCGGGGTTCATCGCCAAGTCCAGCATTGTGGAAG ACGGTCTCATGGTGCAGATGCCCCCGGAGACCATGGAGGCCCTGCGCACGGCCCTGCGGGAACAGAACGACTTCGACATCGCGTGCGGAAAGACGGACGAAACGGAGGTCCGGGAAACGGTCACCGTGCGCTGGGTCGACTGGACGTCGCCCGTCAACGCCGG CGTGACGAGCGGTGTGGACGGGCGCAGTCTGGACGGCGTGCGCAGCGTGAGGATGCGGCAGGACGCCCACTTCGAGTGCGACGGGCGTGTCATCGAGTGTTCTGAG GTCTTCTACCGGCTGACGTTTCCCGCCGGCGGCCCGACGGCCGTGCCGCCGGCGTGCGCGGTCTTCCAGAAGGAGATCGCCGTGGCCGCCTGCGGAGCGCTGACGCGACATCTGGCCGTCCTCGGCGCCGGCGCCATCAACTCGCTCAGCCTGCGCGTGTCCACGCATGGAGACGTG gtTGAGTACCAAGCCGGGTCCGGTGGGCGTCTCCTCCCTCAGCGTTACATGAATGAGCTGGACAGCGCGCTGATCCCCGTCATCCACGGGGGCGGCGCCGGCGTGCCGCCGGCCGCCATGGACATGGAGCTGCTCTTCTTTATCACACACGCCATCTAA